The genomic stretch AAGCTTACTTGGGAATGTAATTATGTCTCATTTTGTGTTGGATAAAATAGCATTTCCTGTTAAGTATGTAAAGCAACAGCGAGGGTTGGAGATGGGAAGAAGAATGGGGTCACCAGATGTATCCTAGTGGAGACTgagaagcaagacagcagcaAAAGGTATTTTGCTGCTTGCTGGGCCGTCTAGAGgcaaattcattatttttcagtCTGTGCTCTGTAAGACATTGGAAAGGAATTTGTGGGAGGGctgtgattaaaataaaaaacataacaTACTGAGATTTATACCACatgaaaaaagtgaggaaaacttgaaaaaaatagcCTGGATTAACTTCTGTTCTTACTGTAAATTAAGACCATTGTGGTATGCTGCATGAAGAGCCACTTTTTTGTTGTTAGtgtgttcttttgtttgttttaagattgTCCTTTGAGGGACACTGTTCCTGATAATGCACTTGGCAGGCTCTATACGAGCACCAAAGGTCTGGCTTCTGTCAGCAGTGGCCACTATGGAGCCTACTGGTTCTGGCAGCAGTAGCTGTTTGGCTAAGGTCTGCTCAAGTGAATTAGGAGAGTTATAGTAACTGGGATTAAAAAACAGGTACTTAAGCATGCAGGCACGTCTATTCTCCAGGAGCACTATTGACAACCTTTCCTGCAGAAAGATCAGAGCAGGAGACTCAACTCAAGAGGGCAGGCTGGGTAGGCGGCATATTTGGGTAGAAAGCTGGGCAACAGAAGTGTTGGGGTTAGGGGCAGAGTGGCATCTCCTGTCCAAGAAGACTGGCCTTGGGAGTGTCTAGAAGAAGGGGAAGTTGCTGCATGCATTGTCAGTGTGGGTGCATATCTGGGGGGAAGTTACAGAAAGTGTTGGGATGATTTGAAGGAGAAAGCTGGAAATTCCATGGTGTGATTATGTTCTTACTGTACTAAGTGCTCTGACATTCACATCATGTTCCTGGGAAGAATTCAGAAAGTTGGCTTGCAAGATacgactttttaaaaaattgccgTTTTTAAGGCAGTTGGGCTTTCTGACAGCTACCTCATGATTTTTCAACTTAGTTGGGTTGAAACAGCATCTGTCTTTTGTCAGATTATAGAGGATGATCGTATGCTTGCAGTAATATTCTGTTTGTCAATTATTATTAGGATTTTGTCCCCCTAGTAACAAAGACACCTTTTCCTTGATTCagttattttcaaatattagAAGACTCTCCCTCCATTACTCAAACCCCTCTATACATAAAAGCATAGCATATCCTGCAGCACACACTTAAAATATCTGCATACCTTGCTTGTGCATACAGCTACTTTAGGGTTATCAGTCTGTAGTCAGAACTgcatgctggattttttttttcttttctgatgcatGTACTTGTAAGAAGGAGaaaggagcagggagaaggggaaCAGGAACAACCTAAAATGCCTGAAAACTGTGGCAAGAAGCCAGGTTCCACAAGTCCCTACTTTGTGAGTGGTCCTGTTAGTGTGTCATAGGTGTGGGGTTTTTAGCCTCTTAGAATGCTTTGATCAAATGTTTTCCTCTCAAGTAGTATCTCTCAGATGCCTTCTGTgccaaaaaagtttaaaagaaatataaaatctgTTTGAACTCTGTACTTAGGCTCCACCAAAGGCAGCTGATGCATCAAAGCCAAAACGAAGGACCATCTACATCTTCCACTCCCAGCAAAGCACTGCCAGTTACTTATGAACACGGCAGTCCAGCCCAACAACCACAGATAGTTCTTGAAAGTGGTAAGATGCAGATATTCACCTGTTTTCTAACCTGTGGAAGTATACTAAATATTTTTTGAACATAGTTAACTTTGTGGAGAGAATTTCAAAACAATGCACTGTTGTTTGTTAATTTGGGGAGATTTTGAACTGAAGGAATACTTTATTTTCTAACAATATATTCTGCACTTATTCATATCTTGAAATATAACAAGATTATTCACTAGGTGATAAACGAAAGCCAGTAAGCTAAAAAGTTGCTACTTTGACTGTTACATCTGATTAAAGTGTAATTTCTCTGGGGAAGGCAATTTGTGCAGTTTACTGTACCTTGTATTTGTAAGGTTTTTGGATATTACTGTGATAAGTAATTATCCCTATTGTTACGTTGTAATAACTATAATTATTAGCACTTAAAATCTTACTACTTAGTAGGAACCTGGGtgcatatttaaaacaaagtatGAATCTGTATGGATTAAAATAGGATAAGTTACTGAAATACCGTGTGATTTTTGAATGTGGCTTTCTGTTTGTCTAGAACCTGTCATCCAGAAGAATTCTTGGGTTGGACCAAGTGCAAATGATGATCATTCCTATGCAGTAAAGAACACTTTTCCTCTTGAAAGAAGTTGTTGCAAGGAGCTATACCTTGAAGATATACAGACTGATGAGGACAAACTAAACAGCAGCCTTCTATCTTCAGAGTCTACTTTTATGCCAGTTGCTTCAGGATTGTCTCCAGTGTCTCCTACTACAGACCTGAGGCTACATGGAATCAGTTTGGACCTGGAAGAAGATGGTGATACAGTGATTGAATCTGTGAAAGATGTTAATAGGGAGGAACAAGCTAACAAGCAACAAGAAGCTGCTTGGCTTACACGAGAGCACTCCAACAAAGCAGCGGAAAGTGTGGAAACTCATGAGACTATTAAAGAGAGTAAGCTGTTGCCGTCTTCTGATCCAATAACAGCTAACCCGACTGCTAATActagcaacagttcagcatcttCTGAAGATCACATTCTGCGTTGCCACCCCAGCACATCACTAGGTGTTGAGTCAATAGTTACAACTCTTTGTCCTGACCCTGTGGCAGGAGAAAATTCTGATTTGTTAGCTGCTGTTAATCGAGGTGCAGATGAACTACAACAAATGACTAAAGCAGCTACAAAGCTTCAAGCCTGCTGGAGAGGATTCTACACGAGGAACTACCATCCGCGAGCCAAGGAAGTGCGGTACGAAATTCGACTAAGCAGAATGCAGGAGCACATCCTTTGCTTAACTGAAGAAATACAAAAGTAAGTTGAGATCTTGCTGTGCAGTTCCAAATCTGAATGAATGTAACTAGTGTTTCAGAATAGGTATAAACTGGTCTTGATATAACTGCACTCAGTAGCTCCTACTACCAGGAATATAAAACTGTGATTACAGTGGAGGATCACTTCCTATAAGATAGGCATGGATATGCACATAACTTCTTGTCTTCTCAGAGTGCCCTCTATGAATGGGTTGAgttagaagaaatatttctgtcctAGGACCAGGATGTTTCAGTGTGTAATCAAAATAGCAATTGTAAAATGTGGCTtctaaatttatttatttctttgactTGTCTTCTGGAAATTAGAGAGCCTCtaaattatatttcagttttgaGAGTCATTCCACTGTGACTGATGAGAGGGATTCTCTCTGCTTTGCATGATAAAATTTTAAAACGTGATTCTGTTCTAAGTTCTGCTTTTTGATCAAATGTATCCGTATTTGGAGATCATTATCAAAGTTTCtcaatttataagaaaaaaattgaggaTTTAGTTAATACTGGTTGTTTATGACAAAACAAATTGCAATAGTGGCTGAATGTTTGGCTCTGCACTATATTTCAAGAGAGCTGTTATGTgagcaggtatttttttttttatgtagactTGTTGATCTGATTACCTAAGTGTTGCTTGCTTAAGCTGCATATCTTTGAATGTGTGTTCTTGTAGactaagaaaagaaagagaagaagataaGATTCAAAGGCTTGTGCAGGAGGAGGCAGTCAGATTTCTTTGGAACCAGGTAAATGGCTTTAGTCCTCTTATTTTTATACTTACAAATGAATTCAGAATACATTATTTCATACTGCAGATGATAATATGGTTTGTCCTTTCAGTGATGACCTGGGTAGCTTATTAGGATGTAACTGCCATACTGTTTGCTTTACTAGTATTCTGGGGGAAAAGAGCATTTAGAAGCGTTAACACAATAAACTATTTGTGTTGCTAAATGTTAAAATATAGCTTAGAATGAGAAggacaaaatgcaaagaaagctaAATAAGCTTAGTAGAAGTGTGAGGAATAATGTGACTGCTAGATGCCCAGGGTGAATGAAACAAAGTGCCAAGCTATATTGCCTGTGGACAACTCGATTCTAACGTGGAAAAATGATTAATATATGTTTTAATAAGCTGTTCTTCCAAAACCCCAGGCATATTGCTTTCTTAAACATGGATTATTCCATAAACAtgctgcatcttttctttttttagagcaGATTCCTTTTCTCTTCAGGTATTTGAATTGGGAGACTTGTGTGCTCTGTCATTTTTGGGCacttaaattgttttaaaactcaTTACTTAACAGTGGGAAGAGTATATTCTCCTTTCTTTAGGGTATTATGAACATTTTGTTAGTTCACTTAATCTTAAATTTTATACTAGAGCTTTGTGGCTGATTACAAGAAGTTCTTTGGAAATCAAAGTACTTTTCCTATTGTGTTTCATAATGATAGCTTCTCTATCCTTTACAGGTTAAATCCCTTCAACAATGGCAGATTTCAGTGACCCAAAATTTAGGTACTGCTTGGCAACCTGTGGTCCCTTCAGCCAATGCTTTTTGTCCCTCTGAACCATCTATTCAGTCGTCCACACTTCAGCAAGAAACCTCACCAGATGTTAGTTCTGCTTGGTTAATTCCAGCTAGTGATCCTCCTCAGGAAAAATCCTTACTTCAGTTCCCAGATTCTGGCTTTCATTCGTCCGTGGATAATCAGACTCATGCCAGTGACTTGTGTAGCTCTGAAAAGAGTTTTACAGAAGGAGCTGAAAGCTCTCTTTCTATGGAAACAGTCAAACAGTGTGGCAATTCTGTTTCAGAGTGTCCTTCCGATGCAGAGGATGGCCAGGGGGAACATGGGAAAAGTAAAGAGAGCTCTAATAGCGAACAGGACAACAGTCTTCTACAACAATATTTGAAATCTGTTCAGCAGCTGGAAGAGGCTGATGACGGGACAAAATGTGATGATGGAACAGAGGATAGTGACCCACAGATTGCTATTTCAGCAGAAAACCAAGATTTGTCATCTGATGCTGTCTCTGTAGATGTCCCTGAAGGCACATCTTCCCCTGCACGAGGCGAAATCAGTCAGACACCAGAAAGCTGCAAACTGAATTCGGGAATGGTAGAAGGGAAGCAAACAGACTGTGATTCTTCGTTTCAGATGCTGCATGTTGGCATAGCTGTATAGTAAACTCAGTTCCATGAAGGACAAGGGAttccatttcattttactttctttttcttttccccatttatacaaaacttgcatttttcatgTGTGCTGTTTTGGATTTTAGACTTCTGTTACCAATTTATGTTTTAATTAGCATTTTACTAATCTTGCTGAAGACTGACACTAACTATGGTAACCTCAAATCAGCAAAGTTCTTAGTGGTGGTCAT from Dromaius novaehollandiae isolate bDroNov1 chromosome 1, bDroNov1.hap1, whole genome shotgun sequence encodes the following:
- the CEP97 gene encoding centrosomal protein of 97 kDa isoform X3, which codes for MGRRISRRPQGRGLVVNWSGQGLQKLGPTLPCDADTHALILDKNQIIKLEHLEKCRNLMQLSVANNRLVRMMGVAKLTKLRVLNLPHNSIGYVEGLKDLVHLEWLNLAGNNLKAIEQINSCLSLQHLDLSDNNISQLGDLSKLISLKTLLLHGNIITSLRTAPVCLPQNLTVFSLAENEIRDLNEVSFLASLPQLEQLSIMNNPCVMATPSIPGFDYRPFIVSWCLNLKVLDGYVISQKESLKAEWLYSQGKGRSYRPGQHVQLVQYLATVCPLISTYGLQTEEDAKLEKILSKQRLHQRQLMHQSQNEGPSTSSTPSKALPVTYEHGSPAQQPQIVLESEPVIQKNSWVGPSANDDHSYAVKNTFPLERSCCKELYLEDIQTDEDKLNSSLLSSESTFMPVASGLSPVSPTTDLRLHGISLDLEEDGDTVIESVKDVNREEQANKQQEAAWLTREHSNKAAESVETHETIKESKLLPSSDPITANPTANTSNSSASSEDHILRCHPSTSLGVESIVTTLCPDPVAGENSDLLAAVNRGADELQQMTKAATKLQACWRGFYTRNYHPRAKEVRYEIRLSRMQEHILCLTEEIQKLRKEREEDKIQRLVQEEAVRFLWNQVKSLQQWQISVTQNLGTAWQPVVPSANAFCPSEPSIQSSTLQQETSPDVSSAWLIPASDPPQEKSLLQFPDSGFHSSVDNQTHASDLCSSEKSFTEGAESSLSMETVKQCGNSVSECPSDAEDGQGEHGKSKESSNSEQDNSLLQQYLKSVQQLEEADDGTKCDDGTEDSDPQIAISAENQDLSSDAVSVDVPEGTSSPARGEISQTPESCKLNSGMVEGKQTDCDSSFQMLHVGIAV
- the CEP97 gene encoding centrosomal protein of 97 kDa isoform X4; translated protein: MARVDLVPAEAAQLDPTWDKRVSRDRGSARGKGAALRAPPPRPMAADGGTTAAGSRHSAYFMMAAAPTRAAAGEKRKRGSWENAFWRPRAACREASAVRGVTGLPLSRGEGQPSGNGLVVNWSGQGLQKLGPTLPCDADTHALILDKNQIIKLEHLEKCRNLMQLSVANNRLVRMMGVAKLTKLRVLNLPHNSIGYVEGLKDLVHLEWLNLAGNNLKAIEQINSCLSLQHLDLSDNNISQLGDLSKLISLKTLLLHGNIITSLRTAPVCLPQNLTVFSLAENEIRDLNEVSFLASLPQLEQLSIMNNPCVMATPSIPGFDYRPFIVSWCLNLKVLDGYVISQKESLKAEWLYSQGKGRSYRPGQHVQLVQYLATVCPLISTYGLQTEEDAKLEKILSKQRLHQRQLMHQSQNEGPSTSSTPSKALPVTYEHGSPAQQPQIVLESEPVIQKNSWVGPSANDDHSYAVKNTFPLERSCCKELYLEDIQTDEDKLNSSLLSSESTFMPVASGLSPVSPTTDLRLHGISLDLEEDGDTVIESVKDVNREEQANKQQEAAWLTREHSNKAAESVETHETIKESKLLPSSDPITANPTANTSNSSASSEDHILRCHPSTSLGVESIVTTLCPDPVAGENSDLLAAVNRGADELQQMTKAATKLQACWRGFYTRNYHPRAKEVRYEIRLSRMQEHILCLTEEIQKLRKEREEDKIQRLVQEEAVRFLWNQVKSLQQWQISVTQNLGTAWQPVVPSANAFCPSEPSIQSSTLQQETSPDVSSAWLIPASDPPQEKSLLQFPDSGFHSSVDNQTHASDLCSSEKSFTEGAESSLSMETVKQCGNSVSECPSDAEDGQGEHGKSKESSNSEQDNSLLQQYLKSVQQLEEADDGTKCDDGTEDSDPQIAISAENQDLSSDAVSVDVPEGTSSPARGEISQTPESCKLNSGMVEGKQTDCDSSFQMLHVGIAV
- the CEP97 gene encoding centrosomal protein of 97 kDa isoform X1 produces the protein MATTGAAAARSEALSLVAGGLVVNWSGQGLQKLGPTLPCDADTHALILDKNQIIKLEHLEKCRNLMQLSVANNRLVRMMGVAKLTKLRVLNLPHNSIGYVEGLKDLVHLEWLNLAGNNLKAIEQINSCLSLQHLDLSDNNISQLGDLSKLISLKTLLLHGNIITSLRTAPVCLPQNLTVFSLAENEIRDLNEVSFLASLPQLEQLSIMNNPCVMATPSIPGFDYRPFIVSWCLNLKVLDGYVISQKESLKAEWLYSQGKGRSYRPGQHVQLVQYLATVCPLISTYGLQTEEDAKLEKILSKQRLHQRQLMHQSQNEGPSTSSTPSKALPVTYEHGSPAQQPQIVLESEPVIQKNSWVGPSANDDHSYAVKNTFPLERSCCKELYLEDIQTDEDKLNSSLLSSESTFMPVASGLSPVSPTTDLRLHGISLDLEEDGDTVIESVKDVNREEQANKQQEAAWLTREHSNKAAESVETHETIKESKLLPSSDPITANPTANTSNSSASSEDHILRCHPSTSLGVESIVTTLCPDPVAGENSDLLAAVNRGADELQQMTKAATKLQACWRGFYTRNYHPRAKEVRYEIRLSRMQEHILCLTEEIQKLRKEREEDKIQRLVQEEAVRFLWNQVKSLQQWQISVTQNLGTAWQPVVPSANAFCPSEPSIQSSTLQQETSPDVSSAWLIPASDPPQEKSLLQFPDSGFHSSVDNQTHASDLCSSEKSFTEGAESSLSMETVKQCGNSVSECPSDAEDGQGEHGKSKESSNSEQDNSLLQQYLKSVQQLEEADDGTKCDDGTEDSDPQIAISAENQDLSSDAVSVDVPEGTSSPARGEISQTPESCKLNSGMVEGKQTDCDSSFQMLHVGIAV
- the CEP97 gene encoding centrosomal protein of 97 kDa isoform X2, producing MGSNNAGLAVRAARLSLVVNWSGQGLQKLGPTLPCDADTHALILDKNQIIKLEHLEKCRNLMQLSVANNRLVRMMGVAKLTKLRVLNLPHNSIGYVEGLKDLVHLEWLNLAGNNLKAIEQINSCLSLQHLDLSDNNISQLGDLSKLISLKTLLLHGNIITSLRTAPVCLPQNLTVFSLAENEIRDLNEVSFLASLPQLEQLSIMNNPCVMATPSIPGFDYRPFIVSWCLNLKVLDGYVISQKESLKAEWLYSQGKGRSYRPGQHVQLVQYLATVCPLISTYGLQTEEDAKLEKILSKQRLHQRQLMHQSQNEGPSTSSTPSKALPVTYEHGSPAQQPQIVLESEPVIQKNSWVGPSANDDHSYAVKNTFPLERSCCKELYLEDIQTDEDKLNSSLLSSESTFMPVASGLSPVSPTTDLRLHGISLDLEEDGDTVIESVKDVNREEQANKQQEAAWLTREHSNKAAESVETHETIKESKLLPSSDPITANPTANTSNSSASSEDHILRCHPSTSLGVESIVTTLCPDPVAGENSDLLAAVNRGADELQQMTKAATKLQACWRGFYTRNYHPRAKEVRYEIRLSRMQEHILCLTEEIQKLRKEREEDKIQRLVQEEAVRFLWNQVKSLQQWQISVTQNLGTAWQPVVPSANAFCPSEPSIQSSTLQQETSPDVSSAWLIPASDPPQEKSLLQFPDSGFHSSVDNQTHASDLCSSEKSFTEGAESSLSMETVKQCGNSVSECPSDAEDGQGEHGKSKESSNSEQDNSLLQQYLKSVQQLEEADDGTKCDDGTEDSDPQIAISAENQDLSSDAVSVDVPEGTSSPARGEISQTPESCKLNSGMVEGKQTDCDSSFQMLHVGIAV
- the CEP97 gene encoding centrosomal protein of 97 kDa isoform X5; protein product: MQLSVANNRLVRMMGVAKLTKLRVLNLPHNSIGYVEGLKDLVHLEWLNLAGNNLKAIEQINSCLSLQHLDLSDNNISQLGDLSKLISLKTLLLHGNIITSLRTAPVCLPQNLTVFSLAENEIRDLNEVSFLASLPQLEQLSIMNNPCVMATPSIPGFDYRPFIVSWCLNLKVLDGYVISQKESLKAEWLYSQGKGRSYRPGQHVQLVQYLATVCPLISTYGLQTEEDAKLEKILSKQRLHQRQLMHQSQNEGPSTSSTPSKALPVTYEHGSPAQQPQIVLESEPVIQKNSWVGPSANDDHSYAVKNTFPLERSCCKELYLEDIQTDEDKLNSSLLSSESTFMPVASGLSPVSPTTDLRLHGISLDLEEDGDTVIESVKDVNREEQANKQQEAAWLTREHSNKAAESVETHETIKESKLLPSSDPITANPTANTSNSSASSEDHILRCHPSTSLGVESIVTTLCPDPVAGENSDLLAAVNRGADELQQMTKAATKLQACWRGFYTRNYHPRAKEVRYEIRLSRMQEHILCLTEEIQKLRKEREEDKIQRLVQEEAVRFLWNQVKSLQQWQISVTQNLGTAWQPVVPSANAFCPSEPSIQSSTLQQETSPDVSSAWLIPASDPPQEKSLLQFPDSGFHSSVDNQTHASDLCSSEKSFTEGAESSLSMETVKQCGNSVSECPSDAEDGQGEHGKSKESSNSEQDNSLLQQYLKSVQQLEEADDGTKCDDGTEDSDPQIAISAENQDLSSDAVSVDVPEGTSSPARGEISQTPESCKLNSGMVEGKQTDCDSSFQMLHVGIAV